In one Nicotiana sylvestris chromosome 8, ASM39365v2, whole genome shotgun sequence genomic region, the following are encoded:
- the LOC138875328 gene encoding uncharacterized protein, whose translation MPGYAKMMKDLMSRKFDFQDLATVILTQTCSAVVTRPIAEKLSDPGSFTIPCTISNFAFAKALCDLGANINLMPLAIYKRMGIGRARPTSMLLQLADRTIKRPSGILDDVLIQVGKFVFPADFVILDCKVDEEISIILERPFLATGRALIDCEIGELKMRLNDEEIIFNVQKSMRRPSEFVNCSIIVAVDVIVETNDEMLTIEDLLLRV comes from the coding sequence atgcctggttatgcaaaaatgatgaaggacttgatgtcccgaaaattcGATTTTCAAGATTTGGCCACAGTAATTCTTACTCAGACCTGCAGTGCGGTAGTGACTAGACCAATTGCTGAGAAGCTGTCTGAcccagggagtttcacaattccctgCACCATTAGTAATTTTGCTTTTGCCAAGGCGCTTTGTGATCTAGGGGCCAacataaatcttatgcccctggcgatttataagaggatggggattggaagagctagacccacttctatgttgttgcagctggcgGACAGGACCATAAAAAGACCCTCTGGTATCTtggatgatgtgttgattcaggtagggaaatttgtgttccctgcagattttgtgatcctagactgcaaggtggatgaagaaatttcCATAATTTTGGAAAGGCCGTtcttggccactgggagagctctcattgattgtgagattggggagctcaagatgagattgaacgatgaAGAGATAATATTCAATGTGCAAAAATCTATGAGACGACCAAGTGAATTCGTCAATTGCTCTATTATTGTtgccgtggatgtaatcgtagaaACTAATGATGAGATGCTGACTATTGAGGACCTCTTGCTGCGTGTATGA